The Pseudomonadota bacterium genome contains a region encoding:
- the gdhA gene encoding NADP-specific glutamate dehydrogenase produces MSAVNDALQKVKKEDPNQPEFQQAVKEVMESLEPTESKHPEFVKAKIYERIVEPDRTIIFRVPWVDDKGEVQVNRGFRIQFNNAIGPYKGGLRFHPSVNFSILKFLGFEQIFKNSLTTLPMGGAKGGSDFDPKGKSDNEVMRFCHAFMRELFRHIGPEIDVPAGDIGVGGREIGYMFGYYKKLVNEHTGVLTGKGLEYGGSLIRPEATGYGAVYFTAEMLASRGMDFNGKVVAVSGSGNVSQYAVEKVNQLGGKVITLCDSNATIVDDEGICGEKFDYVMELKNVKRGRIKEYADKFGTVCYMGDNVWDVIREQGIKVDVALPCATQNELDGKNAEALVKNGCICVAEGANMPSTPEAVKIFQENNVLFGPGKATNAGGVSVSGLEMSQNSLKLSWSKEEVDKMLLDIMKSIHKSCIEAGEAYGKKGDYVAGANIAGFVKVAKAMLAYGIV; encoded by the coding sequence ATGTCAGCCGTCAATGATGCACTTCAAAAAGTAAAAAAGGAAGACCCGAATCAGCCGGAGTTTCAACAGGCTGTAAAGGAGGTAATGGAATCTCTTGAGCCTACCGAGAGCAAACACCCGGAATTTGTAAAGGCAAAGATATATGAGCGTATAGTTGAACCGGACAGAACGATTATCTTCAGGGTTCCCTGGGTTGACGATAAAGGCGAAGTTCAGGTAAACAGGGGGTTCAGGATACAGTTTAATAATGCCATCGGACCCTACAAGGGCGGTTTAAGGTTCCACCCGTCGGTAAATTTTAGTATTTTAAAATTTCTAGGTTTCGAGCAGATTTTTAAAAACTCTCTTACCACCCTTCCTATGGGCGGTGCCAAGGGTGGCTCGGATTTTGACCCGAAGGGAAAGTCCGACAACGAAGTTATGAGATTCTGCCATGCCTTTATGAGAGAGCTTTTCAGACACATTGGCCCTGAAATAGACGTACCTGCAGGAGACATCGGTGTAGGGGGACGTGAAATAGGTTATATGTTCGGTTATTACAAAAAACTTGTGAATGAACATACAGGTGTGCTTACAGGAAAGGGTCTTGAATACGGCGGTAGCCTTATAAGGCCTGAGGCCACAGGATACGGCGCCGTATATTTTACAGCCGAGATGCTGGCGTCAAGGGGTATGGATTTCAACGGAAAGGTTGTTGCTGTGAGTGGCTCAGGGAATGTATCACAATATGCCGTAGAAAAGGTCAATCAACTCGGGGGCAAGGTGATCACGCTCTGCGATTCCAATGCTACAATAGTTGATGATGAAGGTATTTGCGGTGAAAAATTTGATTATGTCATGGAACTGAAGAATGTGAAAAGAGGAAGAATTAAGGAATATGCAGATAAGTTCGGGACGGTCTGCTATATGGGAGACAATGTCTGGGATGTTATAAGGGAGCAGGGAATTAAAGTAGATGTCGCCCTGCCTTGTGCCACTCAGAATGAACTTGACGGCAAAAATGCGGAAGCCCTTGTAAAGAACGGATGTATCTGTGTCGCAGAAGGGGCTAATATGCCTTCAACTCCTGAGGCTGTTAAGATTTTTCAGGAAAACAACGTACTATTCGGACCCGGCAAGGCAACCAATGCCGGAGGTGTATCCGTATCAGGGCTTGAGATGAGTCAGAACAGCCTTAAACTTTCATGGTCAAAGGAAGAAGTCGACAAGATGCTACTTGATATCATGAAAAGTATACACAAGTCATGCATTGAAGCCGGTGAAGCATATGGAAAAAAAGGAGATTATGTTGCAGGCGCAAATATTGCCGGATTTGTAAAAGTTGCCAAGGCGATGCTCGCATACGGAATTGTTTAA
- a CDS encoding NrpR regulatory domain-containing protein translates to MNKVMYSILRVLDRQQNIMGSTELSRELLPHGIELSERMVRHYLKMLDENGLTFVQGKRGRTITEKGRSELNNSFVSERVNFVISKMDSLSYLTDFNIDAMKGNIILNISFFPEKKLRDALRVMSEVFNSPYVMCNKIIMAKSGERIGDVVIPEGTIGLGTVCSITLNGIFLKTGIPVASKYGGVIEIQEGILKRFVSLISYEGSSLDPLEIFIRSRMTDVTGVIKQNSGKILASFREIPVVSVNEAENLSNKMIRKGIGGKIIFGKPNQPLLDIPVGADKVGMIAVGGLNPIAAAEESGIHTESMAMSTLYEYSKLLSFNDAVSSILYQ, encoded by the coding sequence ATGAACAAGGTAATGTATTCCATTCTCAGAGTCCTGGACAGGCAGCAGAATATCATGGGTTCAACAGAACTCTCGAGAGAGTTGCTGCCTCACGGGATTGAGCTTTCCGAGAGAATGGTGCGTCATTACCTTAAGATGCTTGACGAGAATGGATTAACTTTTGTCCAGGGCAAGAGGGGGAGGACTATCACTGAAAAAGGAAGGTCAGAGCTGAATAATTCCTTTGTCTCTGAAAGGGTAAATTTCGTTATCAGTAAGATGGACAGTCTTTCCTATTTAACTGATTTCAACATAGATGCCATGAAAGGGAATATCATACTTAACATATCCTTTTTCCCTGAAAAGAAACTGAGGGACGCATTAAGGGTGATGTCAGAGGTATTCAATTCACCCTATGTTATGTGCAATAAAATTATAATGGCAAAGAGCGGGGAAAGGATTGGAGATGTTGTTATCCCTGAAGGAACAATCGGACTAGGGACAGTATGTAGTATTACATTAAACGGCATATTCCTGAAGACAGGGATACCTGTTGCTTCTAAATATGGTGGCGTAATAGAAATTCAGGAAGGGATTCTAAAAAGATTTGTTTCGCTGATCAGCTATGAGGGGTCTTCATTGGACCCGCTTGAGATTTTTATCCGTAGCCGGATGACTGATGTTACCGGTGTTATAAAACAAAATTCCGGAAAAATACTTGCAAGCTTCCGGGAAATCCCTGTAGTCAGCGTAAATGAGGCAGAAAACTTAAGTAATAAGATGATAAGGAAAGGTATCGGAGGCAAAATCATCTTTGGCAAGCCGAATCAGCCCTTACTGGATATCCCGGTAGGGGCCGATAAAGTCGGCATGATAGCAGTGGGCGGTCTTAACCCCATCGCCGCCGCAGAGGAGTCCGGGATACACACGGAAAGTATGGCAATGTCCACCCTTTATGAGTATTCCAAGCTATTGAGTTTTAATGATGCAGTAAGCTCTATTTTATATCAATGA
- a CDS encoding ParB/RepB/Spo0J family partition protein, with protein MTVQKMTGSPDFLYLPLENIVVEEQIRSGIDIEGGSFKTLMKSIKNRGILEPVLVTPKDGKYLLLCGERRYLAASKLGMESIPAMVVDAITQHDEILAFQLTENLQREDLNPIDQAKGILAYIQAKHPNMEFNVDRVTSVLVTVMRSPDRASEDFAFNVNAIAEISGKSYPTLFRMISLLKNPVEIQEAIREGNLPVSQGYLFAANLDCPNMAKIFQDITKKPVTYLKLKKMLTAHKKVKSIKNDTKSISMTQQVANLRSIRSYIETGTITYTKPDFEMFLDELRSLISLVQKRVLTAPMPTPANNTSVRKPPPQV; from the coding sequence ATGACAGTACAAAAGATGACTGGTAGCCCGGATTTTTTATATCTGCCTTTGGAAAATATTGTCGTTGAAGAACAGATCAGATCAGGAATAGATATAGAAGGGGGGTCTTTTAAAACCCTCATGAAATCAATCAAAAACCGGGGCATACTTGAACCCGTCCTTGTAACACCGAAAGACGGCAAGTACCTACTCCTCTGTGGGGAAAGGAGGTATCTTGCCGCTTCGAAGTTGGGCATGGAATCCATCCCGGCAATGGTTGTCGATGCGATTACCCAGCATGATGAGATCCTTGCCTTTCAACTAACTGAAAACCTCCAGCGGGAGGACCTCAACCCTATTGACCAGGCTAAGGGCATACTGGCATATATACAGGCAAAACACCCCAATATGGAGTTTAATGTGGACAGAGTAACGAGCGTGCTTGTAACTGTCATGCGCTCGCCAGATCGTGCTTCTGAGGATTTTGCATTCAATGTGAATGCAATTGCTGAAATCTCAGGAAAGTCTTATCCCACACTGTTTAGGATGATTTCACTTTTAAAAAATCCCGTTGAGATTCAGGAAGCAATTCGGGAAGGAAATCTCCCTGTTTCGCAAGGTTATCTTTTTGCTGCCAACTTAGATTGCCCCAACATGGCAAAAATATTCCAGGATATTACGAAGAAACCGGTAACCTATCTTAAATTAAAGAAGATGCTCACGGCACATAAGAAAGTAAAATCGATAAAAAATGACACAAAATCCATATCCATGACGCAGCAGGTTGCCAACTTACGATCTATCAGGTCTTACATTGAGACGGGCACTATAACATACACAAAACCTGACTTTGAGATGTTCCTTGATGAACTTCGATCCTTAATTTCCTTGGTACAAAAGCGGGTACTGACAGCCCCAATGCCTACCCCGGCAAATAATACTTCAGTCAGGAAACCGCCCCCGCAGGTATGA
- a CDS encoding 2-hydroxymuconate tautomerase family protein — translation MPIIQVNLIEGRTVEQKRKLVAGITDAVVKSLDVEPDTVKIILKDMAKHDYAIAGVLFVDK, via the coding sequence ATGCCGATCATTCAGGTCAACTTAATTGAGGGAAGAACAGTGGAACAGAAGAGAAAACTCGTGGCAGGAATAACCGATGCTGTGGTAAAAAGTCTCGATGTGGAACCGGATACTGTTAAGATTATCCTGAAGGACATGGCAAAGCATGATTACGCAATAGCAGGCGTACTTTTCGTGGACAAATAA
- a CDS encoding glutamine synthetase III: protein MELTKIFGSNVFNDKVMKERLPKEIYKALKETIEKDVPLRPDVADVVANAMKDWAIEKGATHYTHWFQPLTGVTAEKHDSFISPADDGSGIMEFSGKQLIQGEPDASSFPSGGLRSTFEARGYTAWDCTSPAFLKTDEAGNVTLTIPTAFYSYYGEALDKKTPLLRSMKAVSKQALRVLKAMGNTSSTRVTSTVGPEQEYFLVDKKLYQERIDLMLAGRTIFGAPAPKGQELEDQYFGAIKDRVSDYMKDLNTELWKMGITSKTQHNEVAPAQYEMAPLFTTTNIATDHNQLVMETMQKVALRHDLVCLLHEKPYAGINGSGKHNNWSLSTDDGINLLEPGHTPGENVQFLIFLSALLKAVDTHADILRATCAHAGNDHRLGANEAPPAIISIFMGEELTEILEKIAKGEKISTKDAQFVNVGVDTLPMFPKDNTDRNRTSPFAFTGNKFEFRTVGSSQSISGPNVALNTIAAEALDEIATRLEKAKNKNAEVTAIVREIYKKHSRVIFNGNNYAEEWVDEAKKRGLPNVTNSVDALKAFVANKALKLFEKYDVLSHKELHSRYDIYVDAYAKQINIEGLAAIDMVKKQFIPAATEYATFLANSISSFKAVSVPASVQEDILGKLSALLVSSYKSLSKLETALKKAQDIDDVVKKAESCRDNIVPAMQSLRTDIDAIEMIVPKDMWPVPSYTDLLFKL, encoded by the coding sequence GTGGAGCTTACGAAGATATTTGGATCTAACGTTTTTAATGATAAGGTCATGAAGGAGCGGCTGCCCAAAGAGATTTATAAGGCATTAAAGGAAACGATTGAAAAGGATGTGCCATTGAGGCCTGATGTTGCGGACGTGGTTGCCAATGCCATGAAGGATTGGGCTATCGAGAAAGGCGCAACTCACTATACGCATTGGTTCCAGCCCCTGACTGGAGTAACAGCCGAAAAGCACGATTCCTTTATATCCCCGGCAGACGATGGTAGCGGGATTATGGAATTTTCCGGCAAGCAACTGATTCAGGGTGAACCGGATGCATCATCCTTTCCAAGCGGCGGTTTGCGCAGCACATTCGAAGCGAGAGGATACACGGCCTGGGATTGTACCTCGCCCGCGTTCCTGAAAACAGACGAAGCCGGTAATGTTACCCTAACGATTCCCACAGCCTTCTATTCATATTATGGGGAGGCCCTTGATAAGAAGACTCCTTTGCTGCGATCCATGAAAGCTGTATCAAAACAGGCCCTCCGTGTTTTGAAGGCTATGGGCAATACAAGCTCCACAAGGGTTACCTCCACCGTAGGCCCTGAACAGGAATATTTCCTGGTTGATAAAAAACTGTATCAGGAGCGGATTGATCTTATGTTAGCTGGAAGAACAATATTTGGTGCTCCCGCACCTAAAGGCCAGGAACTTGAAGACCAATATTTCGGTGCAATTAAGGACAGGGTTTCCGATTATATGAAGGACCTTAATACAGAGCTATGGAAAATGGGTATTACATCAAAAACTCAGCACAACGAAGTAGCACCGGCGCAGTATGAAATGGCCCCTCTTTTCACTACAACGAACATTGCCACCGATCACAATCAATTAGTCATGGAAACCATGCAAAAAGTTGCCTTACGTCACGACCTGGTGTGCCTGCTTCACGAAAAACCTTATGCAGGTATTAACGGTTCCGGCAAGCACAATAACTGGTCTCTCTCAACGGATGACGGCATAAATTTATTGGAACCAGGCCATACACCCGGTGAAAATGTCCAGTTCCTGATATTTTTAAGCGCCTTGCTCAAGGCTGTCGATACCCACGCCGATATACTGCGGGCTACCTGCGCGCATGCCGGCAACGATCATCGCCTGGGAGCCAATGAAGCACCACCGGCAATTATATCCATATTTATGGGCGAAGAATTGACGGAGATTCTGGAAAAAATCGCAAAAGGCGAAAAGATCTCCACCAAAGACGCGCAATTTGTAAATGTCGGTGTGGATACACTTCCTATGTTCCCCAAGGATAATACAGACCGCAACAGAACCTCTCCCTTTGCCTTTACCGGCAATAAGTTCGAATTCAGGACGGTTGGATCGTCACAGTCAATTTCAGGACCCAACGTGGCCTTGAATACCATTGCAGCCGAAGCCCTTGACGAAATAGCCACCCGCCTGGAAAAAGCTAAAAACAAGAATGCCGAGGTAACAGCGATTGTCAGAGAAATTTACAAGAAACACAGCCGGGTTATTTTTAACGGGAACAACTATGCAGAAGAATGGGTAGATGAGGCTAAAAAGAGGGGGCTGCCCAATGTCACAAATTCTGTTGATGCATTAAAGGCTTTTGTTGCGAACAAAGCCCTGAAACTTTTTGAAAAATATGATGTACTGTCGCATAAAGAATTACATTCACGCTATGACATCTATGTCGATGCCTATGCAAAACAGATCAACATTGAAGGTCTGGCAGCAATAGATATGGTTAAGAAACAGTTTATCCCGGCAGCAACGGAATATGCGACATTCTTGGCCAATTCCATATCCAGTTTTAAGGCTGTATCAGTTCCTGCTTCTGTTCAGGAAGACATTCTTGGAAAGCTGAGTGCCTTGCTTGTGTCATCATATAAGAGCCTATCAAAGCTTGAAACTGCATTAAAGAAGGCGCAAGACATTGACGATGTTGTTAAAAAGGCTGAAAGCTGCCGCGACAATATTGTTCCAGCAATGCAGAGCCTGCGCACAGATATTGACGCTATAGAGATGATTGTTCCTAAAGATATGTGGCCTGTGCCGAGTTATACGGATCTGTTGTTTAAACTGTAA
- a CDS encoding cysteine synthase family protein, protein MNILSAIGNTPLVELMNVNPNPNTKVLCKLEGCNPGGSVKDRPALYMITKAEARGELTKDKIILEPTSGNTGIAIAMIGAAKGYRVNLCMPECVSMERRLILQGLGAEVFLTSAKENIDGAIRRAYQLFEKEPDKYFMPNQYDNNDNVLAHYETTGPEIFAQTNGEVDIFVAGMGTTGTLMGTSKYLKEKKPQIKVIGVEPTMGHTIQGLKNLTESMVPKIYQPETLDDKIIVGDGEAFEVTKLLAQKEGIFVGTSSGAAAAVALQIARNIDHGTIVVVLPDRGDRYLSTMQFRSICAKCPP, encoded by the coding sequence ATGAATATTTTGTCTGCAATCGGGAATACACCCCTTGTGGAATTGATGAACGTCAATCCAAATCCGAACACAAAGGTATTATGCAAACTTGAAGGATGTAATCCCGGAGGGTCGGTAAAAGACCGTCCTGCCCTCTATATGATAACAAAAGCGGAAGCACGCGGTGAATTGACTAAGGATAAAATCATTCTTGAACCTACTTCCGGTAACACAGGCATCGCAATTGCGATGATAGGCGCCGCGAAAGGATACAGAGTTAATCTATGTATGCCTGAATGCGTCAGCATGGAGAGAAGGCTTATACTCCAGGGTCTCGGTGCAGAGGTTTTCCTTACCTCGGCAAAGGAGAATATTGACGGTGCGATTCGGAGAGCTTACCAGTTGTTTGAAAAGGAGCCGGATAAATATTTTATGCCAAACCAATATGACAATAACGATAATGTTCTTGCACACTATGAAACAACAGGCCCTGAAATCTTTGCACAAACAAATGGGGAGGTTGATATATTTGTTGCCGGTATGGGAACTACAGGGACACTGATGGGTACTTCGAAATATTTAAAAGAAAAAAAACCTCAAATAAAGGTTATTGGTGTTGAGCCGACTATGGGTCATACGATCCAGGGACTGAAAAATTTGACTGAATCTATGGTGCCAAAGATATATCAGCCCGAAACACTGGATGATAAGATTATTGTTGGAGATGGTGAGGCCTTTGAAGTAACAAAACTGCTTGCCCAGAAAGAAGGGATTTTTGTCGGAACATCAAGCGGGGCTGCTGCTGCGGTAGCATTACAGATAGCCAGAAACATAGATCATGGTACTATTGTTGTCGTATTGCCTGACAGGGGCGACCGCTATCTGAGTACCATGCAATTCAGGTCTATTTGTGCGAAATGTCCACCGTAA
- a CDS encoding acyltransferase encodes MRAGFYQFEPVFGEKEGNIEKVLHALKDVDADLIVLPELFATGYQFISHEEVDRLSEQVPQGYTTEILVGLSRSKGMYIVAGIPEKHGEKFFNSAILTGPDGYIGIYRKTHLFFEENIWFTPGDTGFEVFHTAIGRIGIMICFDWIFPESMRTLALKGAEVVAHPANLVLPYCPSAMPIRCLENRVYAVTANRIGTESRKEGQTLNFIGTSQIVSPDSTLCAKAPENEESLGIVDIAPEKAKDKSLNAFNDLFRDRRPGMYRNA; translated from the coding sequence ATGAGGGCAGGGTTTTACCAGTTTGAGCCTGTTTTCGGGGAAAAAGAGGGAAACATTGAGAAGGTCTTGCATGCCCTCAAGGATGTTGACGCTGACCTTATTGTGCTGCCTGAGCTCTTTGCCACCGGTTATCAGTTCATCTCACATGAAGAAGTTGACCGACTCTCGGAACAGGTGCCTCAGGGTTATACTACAGAGATACTGGTCGGACTTTCACGCAGTAAGGGTATGTATATTGTGGCAGGAATTCCTGAAAAACATGGGGAGAAGTTTTTTAATTCGGCCATTCTGACCGGGCCCGACGGATATATTGGCATCTACCGTAAAACACATCTTTTTTTTGAGGAAAATATCTGGTTTACTCCTGGTGATACCGGCTTCGAGGTCTTTCATACAGCCATCGGTCGGATCGGCATCATGATTTGCTTTGACTGGATATTCCCGGAATCAATGAGGACTCTTGCCCTTAAAGGTGCAGAGGTGGTGGCACACCCGGCCAATCTTGTTTTACCCTACTGTCCTTCTGCCATGCCTATCCGCTGCCTTGAAAACAGGGTTTATGCCGTAACAGCGAACAGAATAGGCACAGAAAGCAGAAAAGAAGGGCAAACCCTTAATTTTATAGGTACAAGCCAGATTGTGTCGCCGGATAGCACTTTATGCGCTAAGGCTCCGGAAAACGAAGAGTCGTTGGGAATAGTTGACATTGCCCCGGAAAAGGCCAAAGACAAATCCCTGAACGCCTTCAACGATCTGTTTCGCGACAGAAGACCCGGTATGTATCGGAATGCCTGA
- a CDS encoding GNAT family N-acetyltransferase — protein sequence MTLSDQFIEIGERIVKTGIHLKDALSVIDMTFEDQMNRLEDSSPYEAFTGLNKLIDRTVRGTKIEHFRPREACRHFHTIEIHTEEGEILGYLNMLYLKRFVPCYYLVYVEVMPSFRGLGLGNMILNAFMEFLNDRNAVGLLDNIVPHGESTYEIYTRLGWKDLADFIGNGVPDEWRNFMVFIPDSVQSQNLKDRLIRTLFNLKKRKPVIDMHDNEDMVKRTIEEFRSVYRTLTQLFNDELLSGASNPLMHFMFTRLTTKLIGFHRRISTLIGYTGGESLEQISFSDRIRELPVQPYSPWNLDEEDAGIWGDEGMLRSLPGSLKGEPTSFIEGLPFYKRPYLHNCLKNRETRTLQPLKISDLLSFGFDPTRLKEFHHEGVDYIFERISPLFFSALVKQRTFLKKVEKSVSGLRIRGAIVRVNPILLIFRDRGNIYVLRKKVDGVHSQEALDQIKTVPYLQEMNRGIGIDRAMISTISDIRDLLKKKFHSGFKQEIEDLTYFVPWDIENNIPRIHVHVSEITLGIIWIA from the coding sequence ATGACGCTTTCGGATCAATTTATCGAAATAGGAGAAAGGATCGTAAAGACCGGGATTCACCTTAAAGATGCCTTGTCGGTCATTGACATGACTTTCGAGGATCAAATGAACAGGCTTGAAGACTCTTCTCCTTATGAAGCGTTCACCGGCCTCAATAAATTGATCGACCGGACTGTTCGCGGAACCAAGATTGAGCACTTCAGGCCAAGGGAAGCCTGCCGGCATTTTCACACAATTGAGATTCATACCGAAGAAGGAGAAATCCTCGGCTATCTGAACATGTTATACCTGAAAAGGTTTGTTCCGTGCTACTACCTTGTCTATGTAGAGGTCATGCCGTCGTTTCGGGGTTTAGGCCTAGGAAACATGATTCTCAATGCCTTCATGGAGTTTTTAAATGATAGAAACGCCGTTGGTCTTCTCGATAACATCGTTCCTCATGGTGAATCTACATATGAAATTTACACAAGACTCGGCTGGAAAGACCTTGCGGATTTTATAGGAAATGGTGTGCCGGACGAATGGAGGAATTTTATGGTATTCATCCCGGATTCTGTTCAATCTCAAAATCTTAAAGACCGTCTGATCCGGACTCTTTTCAACCTCAAAAAGAGGAAACCGGTCATTGATATGCATGATAACGAGGATATGGTCAAAAGGACAATTGAAGAATTTCGTTCAGTCTATAGGACCTTAACACAGCTTTTTAATGATGAGCTTTTGTCAGGGGCTTCAAACCCTCTCATGCACTTTATGTTTACCCGGCTTACAACAAAATTGATCGGGTTCCATAGACGCATCTCTACGCTTATTGGTTACACCGGAGGAGAATCCCTCGAGCAGATTTCCTTTTCGGACAGAATCAGGGAGTTACCCGTTCAGCCTTATTCGCCGTGGAACCTGGACGAGGAGGATGCAGGCATATGGGGGGACGAGGGGATGCTTCGAAGTTTGCCGGGCAGTTTGAAAGGAGAACCGACCTCTTTTATCGAAGGCCTTCCTTTTTATAAAAGACCTTATCTGCATAATTGCCTGAAGAACAGGGAAACCCGGACATTGCAACCGCTGAAGATATCAGATCTACTTAGCTTTGGTTTTGATCCTACCAGATTGAAGGAATTTCATCATGAAGGCGTAGACTATATCTTCGAAAGGATATCACCGCTTTTCTTTTCTGCTCTTGTTAAACAGCGAACATTTTTGAAAAAAGTAGAGAAGTCCGTATCCGGACTGAGGATTCGAGGAGCAATTGTCAGGGTTAATCCAATACTTCTGATATTTCGGGACAGAGGGAACATATATGTCCTGAGAAAGAAAGTGGACGGGGTACATTCTCAGGAGGCCCTGGATCAGATAAAGACGGTTCCATATTTACAAGAGATGAATCGCGGTATAGGGATTGACAGGGCCATGATCAGTACAATCAGCGATATAAGGGATTTACTGAAGAAAAAGTTTCATTCCGGTTTTAAACAGGAAATTGAAGATCTAACTTACTTTGTACCATGGGACATTGAAAATAACATTCCCAGGATTCATGTACATGTTTCAGAAATTACATTGGGCATAATATGGATCGCATGA